A region from the Variovorax paradoxus genome encodes:
- the ctaD gene encoding cytochrome c oxidase subunit I, with protein MSAVLDPHGHAHDGHAHDEHHAAPTGWRRWVFATNHKDIGTLYLLFSFTMLMVGGVLALLIRAELFQPGLQLVNPELFNQFTTMHGLIMVFGAIMPAFVGFANWMIPLQIGASDMAFARMNNFSFWLLIPAALMLVGSFFMPGGAPAAGWTLYAPLTLQMGPSMDAGIFAMHIMGASSIMGSINIIVTILNMRAPGMTLMKMPMFCWTWLITAYLLIAVMPVLAGAITMTLTDRHFGTSFFNPAGGGDPVMYQHIFWFFGHPEVYIMILPAFGIISQIVPAFSRKRLFGYASMVYATSSIAILSFIVWAHHMFTTGMPVTGQLFFMYATMLIAVPTAVKIFNWIATMWQGSMTFETPMLFAVGFIFVFTMGGFTGLILAIAPIDIQLQDTYYVVAHFHYVLVAGSLYAMFAGYYYWAPKWTGVMYNETRGKIHFWWSLISFNVTFFPMHFLGLAGMPRRYADYPMQFADFNALASVGAFAFGLAQVYFFFFIVLPTMLGKGEKAPQKPWEAAEGLEWEVPSPAPFHTFENPPKLDATATKVIG; from the coding sequence ATGAGTGCAGTCCTCGACCCCCACGGTCACGCCCACGACGGCCACGCACACGACGAGCACCACGCAGCGCCCACCGGCTGGCGCCGCTGGGTGTTCGCCACCAACCACAAGGACATCGGCACGCTCTACCTGCTGTTCAGCTTCACCATGCTGATGGTGGGCGGCGTGCTCGCGCTCTTGATCCGCGCCGAGCTGTTCCAGCCCGGGCTGCAGCTGGTGAACCCGGAACTGTTCAACCAGTTCACCACCATGCACGGCCTGATCATGGTGTTCGGCGCCATCATGCCGGCCTTCGTGGGCTTCGCGAACTGGATGATCCCGCTGCAGATCGGCGCGTCCGACATGGCGTTCGCGCGCATGAACAACTTCAGCTTCTGGCTGCTGATCCCCGCCGCGCTGATGCTCGTGGGCTCGTTCTTCATGCCCGGCGGCGCACCCGCTGCGGGCTGGACGCTCTATGCGCCGCTCACGCTGCAGATGGGCCCCTCGATGGACGCCGGCATCTTCGCGATGCACATCATGGGCGCCTCGTCGATCATGGGCTCGATCAACATCATCGTCACCATCCTGAACATGCGCGCACCCGGCATGACGCTCATGAAGATGCCGATGTTCTGCTGGACCTGGCTCATCACCGCCTACCTGCTGATCGCCGTGATGCCCGTGCTCGCGGGCGCCATCACCATGACGCTGACCGACCGCCACTTCGGCACCAGCTTCTTCAACCCCGCCGGCGGCGGCGACCCGGTGATGTACCAGCACATCTTCTGGTTCTTCGGCCACCCCGAGGTCTACATCATGATCTTGCCGGCCTTCGGCATCATCAGCCAGATCGTGCCGGCGTTCTCGCGCAAGCGGCTGTTCGGCTACGCCTCCATGGTGTACGCCACCTCGTCGATCGCGATCCTGTCGTTCATCGTCTGGGCGCACCACATGTTCACGACCGGCATGCCGGTCACGGGCCAGCTCTTCTTCATGTACGCGACCATGCTGATCGCGGTGCCCACGGCCGTGAAGATCTTCAACTGGATCGCCACCATGTGGCAGGGCTCGATGACCTTCGAGACCCCGATGCTGTTCGCCGTGGGCTTCATCTTCGTGTTCACGATGGGCGGCTTCACCGGCCTGATCCTGGCCATTGCCCCGATCGACATCCAGCTGCAGGACACCTACTACGTGGTGGCCCACTTCCACTACGTGCTGGTGGCCGGCTCGCTCTATGCGATGTTCGCTGGCTACTACTACTGGGCGCCCAAGTGGACCGGCGTGATGTACAACGAAACGCGCGGCAAGATCCACTTCTGGTGGTCGCTGATCTCGTTCAACGTCACCTTCTTCCCGATGCACTTCCTGGGCCTGGCGGGCATGCCGCGCCGCTATGCCGACTACCCGATGCAGTTCGCCGACTTCAACGCGCTGGCATCGGTCGGCGCCTTCGCCTTCGGTCTTGCCCAGGTTTACTTCTTCTTCTTCATCGTGCTGCCGACCATGCTCGGCAAGGGCGAGAAGGCGCCGCAAAAGCCCTGGGAAGCCGCTGAAGGCCTCGAGTGGGAAGTGCCGTCGCCGGCGCCCTTCCACACCTTCGAGAACCCGCCCAAGCTCGATGCGACCGCCACCAAGGTGATCGGCTGA
- a CDS encoding cytochrome oxidase small assembly protein has protein sequence MPTMTTPEQKRNNRRMGLTLASIAVLFFLGFLVRMIWLSGR, from the coding sequence ATGCCCACCATGACCACGCCCGAACAAAAAAGGAACAACCGACGCATGGGGCTCACGCTGGCCTCCATCGCCGTGCTGTTCTTTCTCGGATTCCTGGTCCGCATGATCTGGCTCAGCGGACGCTGA
- a CDS encoding cytochrome c oxidase assembly protein has product MSLGQRIKRANVRMVGKLAVVACGMFAFGYALVPLYRAICEMTGINILALSELEVPGGASGGRNVRVPDNTQVDTTRTITVEFDSNVRGGLWDFKPAERTMQVHPGQLNTVVYEFQNVQNRRMAAQAIPSYAPQQAAPYFNKLECFCFNQYTLDPGEKKQWPVAFVIDPKISKDVKTITLSYTFFEVGGKTPAAPVAAVSNAAHEPRS; this is encoded by the coding sequence ATGAGCCTCGGTCAACGCATCAAGCGCGCCAATGTCCGCATGGTCGGCAAGCTGGCGGTCGTGGCCTGCGGCATGTTCGCTTTCGGCTATGCGCTGGTGCCGCTCTACCGCGCCATCTGCGAAATGACCGGCATCAACATCCTCGCGCTCAGCGAGCTCGAGGTGCCGGGTGGCGCGAGCGGCGGCAGGAACGTGCGCGTGCCAGACAACACGCAGGTCGACACCACGCGCACCATCACGGTCGAATTCGACTCCAACGTGCGCGGCGGTCTCTGGGACTTCAAGCCCGCGGAGCGGACGATGCAGGTGCATCCCGGCCAGCTCAACACCGTGGTCTACGAATTCCAGAACGTGCAGAACCGCCGCATGGCGGCGCAGGCCATTCCGAGCTATGCGCCGCAGCAGGCCGCGCCGTATTTCAACAAGCTCGAATGCTTCTGCTTCAACCAGTACACGCTCGATCCGGGCGAGAAGAAGCAGTGGCCCGTCGCCTTCGTGATCGACCCGAAGATCTCCAAGGACGTGAAGACCATCACGCTGTCCTACACCTTCTTCGAAGTCGGCGGCAAGACGCCCGCGGCCCCGGTGGCCGCTGTTTCGAATGCTGCCCATGAGCCCCGCTCGTGA
- a CDS encoding DUF2970 domain-containing protein, protein MTAPNTPPKATLWDTVKAVGWSFFGVRKKSAYQDDLAKLNPLHIIAVAFAAVIVFIVGLVLLVRYVVAP, encoded by the coding sequence GTGACCGCTCCGAACACGCCGCCCAAGGCCACGCTGTGGGACACGGTGAAGGCTGTGGGCTGGTCGTTCTTCGGGGTGCGCAAGAAAAGCGCCTACCAGGACGACCTGGCCAAGCTGAACCCGCTGCACATCATCGCGGTGGCCTTTGCCGCGGTCATCGTTTTCATCGTCGGCCTGGTGCTGCTGGTGCGCTACGTGGTTGCGCCCTGA
- a CDS encoding cytochrome c oxidase subunit 3, which translates to MSSTTHGATPYYFVPGPSAYPVMAATGLFFVILGAGQWINGHQWGAWSLLVGMLGWLATLFVWFRTAIGESESGRYGHKVDLSFRWSMSWFIFSEVMFFGAFFTALWWTRTHSLPALGSLDNALLWPDFKAVWPSIAAGVTGSPADIVEPFQTVGPFWLPTINTALLLSSGVTLTIAHHALRAGHRAQTIRFMWLTVLLGVLFLGVQGYEYHHLYTELNLKLSSGAYGSTFFMLTGFHGLHVFIGMLMLLFITLRLQKGHFTPERHFGFEGAAWYWHFVDVVWLGLYTLVYWL; encoded by the coding sequence ATGAGTTCAACCACCCACGGCGCCACGCCCTACTACTTTGTGCCCGGGCCGTCCGCCTACCCGGTCATGGCCGCGACCGGCCTCTTCTTCGTGATCCTTGGCGCGGGCCAATGGATCAACGGCCACCAGTGGGGCGCCTGGTCCCTGCTGGTCGGCATGCTCGGATGGCTCGCCACGCTGTTCGTGTGGTTCCGCACCGCCATCGGCGAGAGCGAAAGCGGCCGCTACGGCCACAAGGTCGACCTCTCGTTCCGCTGGAGCATGAGCTGGTTCATCTTCTCCGAAGTGATGTTCTTCGGCGCCTTCTTCACCGCGCTGTGGTGGACCCGCACCCATTCGCTGCCGGCGCTCGGCAGCCTCGACAACGCGCTGCTCTGGCCCGACTTCAAGGCCGTCTGGCCCAGCATTGCCGCCGGCGTCACCGGTTCGCCGGCCGACATCGTCGAGCCCTTCCAGACCGTCGGCCCGTTCTGGCTGCCCACGATCAACACCGCGCTGCTGCTGAGCTCGGGCGTCACGCTCACCATTGCCCACCACGCGCTGCGCGCCGGCCATCGTGCACAGACCATCCGCTTCATGTGGCTCACCGTGCTGCTCGGCGTGCTCTTCCTGGGCGTGCAGGGCTACGAGTACCACCATCTGTACACCGAGCTGAACCTCAAGCTCAGCTCCGGTGCCTACGGCTCGACCTTCTTCATGCTGACCGGCTTCCACGGCCTGCACGTGTTCATCGGCATGCTGATGCTGCTGTTCATCACGCTGCGCCTGCAGAAGGGCCACTTCACGCCGGAGCGCCATTTCGGCTTCGAAGGCGCGGCCTGGTACTGGCACTTCGTCGACGTGGTGTGGCTCGGCCTCTACACGCTGGTGTATTGGCTTTGA
- a CDS encoding twin transmembrane helix small protein yields the protein MKYFVALVFVGIFASLAFALFYMLKDGRNGRAKSGGMARALTFRIGLSVFLFLCMLLAWKFGYIQPTGLPLGK from the coding sequence ATGAAATACTTCGTCGCCCTGGTTTTCGTGGGCATCTTCGCGAGCCTGGCCTTCGCGCTCTTCTACATGCTGAAAGACGGGCGCAACGGACGCGCCAAGAGCGGCGGCATGGCGCGCGCGCTGACCTTTCGGATCGGCCTCTCGGTGTTTTTGTTCCTCTGCATGCTGCTGGCCTGGAAGTTCGGCTACATCCAGCCCACCGGGCTCCCGCTCGGCAAGTAG
- a CDS encoding SURF1 family protein: MMPQPLHPARARPRRGRFLLVTLAAVLTMAATVSLGRWQLSRAAQKEALQAEIEAQKQKPPLAQAEFLALEAPAGALHRPVRLRGLWLTPQTVYLDNRQMHGVPGFYVLTPFALEGSDQAVMVQRGWVQRNFNDRTQLGAVETPAGIVEVTGLIEPPPGHLFELGKPAAAASAPESAGSSPIRQNLDLEAFRDETKLPLRTDVSLQQVGPASEGLQRDWPAPALGLEKHYGYAFQWFGLSALVVILYVWFQIISPYRRSRRRARDERSL, encoded by the coding sequence GTGATGCCGCAACCCCTTCACCCCGCCAGGGCGAGACCAAGACGGGGCCGCTTCCTGCTGGTCACGCTGGCCGCCGTGCTGACCATGGCCGCCACGGTGTCGCTGGGCCGCTGGCAGCTCTCGCGCGCGGCGCAGAAGGAGGCGCTGCAGGCCGAGATCGAGGCCCAGAAGCAGAAGCCGCCGCTGGCCCAGGCCGAATTTCTTGCGCTCGAAGCGCCGGCCGGCGCGCTGCACCGGCCCGTGCGGCTGCGCGGCCTCTGGCTGACGCCGCAAACGGTTTACCTGGACAACCGGCAGATGCACGGCGTGCCTGGCTTCTATGTGCTGACGCCGTTCGCCCTGGAAGGCAGCGACCAGGCCGTGATGGTGCAGCGCGGCTGGGTGCAGCGCAATTTCAACGACCGCACCCAGCTGGGCGCGGTCGAGACGCCGGCCGGCATTGTCGAAGTCACGGGCCTGATCGAGCCACCGCCGGGCCATTTGTTCGAACTCGGCAAGCCGGCTGCGGCGGCCTCGGCACCGGAATCCGCGGGGTCTTCGCCCATCCGGCAGAATCTCGACCTGGAAGCGTTCCGCGACGAAACCAAGCTGCCGCTGCGAACCGATGTGTCGCTGCAGCAGGTCGGCCCCGCTTCCGAGGGGTTGCAGCGCGACTGGCCGGCCCCCGCTCTGGGTCTGGAGAAGCACTACGGCTATGCATTCCAGTGGTTCGGGCTTTCGGCTCTCGTGGTCATCCTCTATGTCTGGTTCCAAATCATTTCCCCCTACCGCCGCTCGAGACGCCGCGCACGCGATGAACGCAGCCTCTGA
- a CDS encoding SCO family protein, with translation MNAASDEPLGLTVHSMPSPNQALDGAEGRRTVVGRWKMIAVMLMCAAPVVASYFTYYVIRPEGRSVYGELIDPQRTLPAFTATDRNGAPVDSATLKGQWLLVAVADAACDALCEQQLYLQRQLRESLGREKDRLDRVWLVSDAAPVPARLDNGLRGATVLRVPAEQIAKWLAPVPGHGLAEHLYVVDPMGNWMMRFPARMDAAGAGRAKRDLDRLLRASASWDEPGR, from the coding sequence ATGAACGCAGCCTCTGACGAACCACTGGGCCTGACGGTGCATTCGATGCCGTCGCCCAACCAGGCGCTCGATGGCGCCGAGGGCCGCCGCACGGTGGTCGGACGCTGGAAGATGATCGCCGTGATGCTGATGTGCGCCGCGCCGGTCGTCGCGTCCTACTTCACCTACTACGTGATCCGGCCCGAGGGGCGCAGCGTCTACGGCGAGCTCATCGATCCGCAGCGCACCCTGCCGGCATTCACCGCGACGGACCGCAACGGTGCGCCGGTCGACTCTGCCACGCTCAAGGGCCAGTGGCTGCTGGTGGCGGTGGCCGATGCGGCCTGCGACGCGCTCTGCGAGCAGCAGCTCTACCTGCAGCGCCAATTGCGCGAAAGCCTGGGCCGCGAGAAAGACCGGCTCGACCGCGTCTGGCTCGTGAGCGATGCGGCGCCCGTTCCGGCGCGGCTGGACAACGGCCTTCGCGGCGCCACCGTGCTGCGCGTGCCGGCCGAGCAAATCGCCAAATGGCTCGCGCCGGTCCCGGGCCATGGGCTGGCCGAGCACCTGTACGTGGTCGACCCGATGGGCAACTGGATGATGCGTTTTCCGGCCCGCATGGACGCCGCGGGCGCCGGCCGCGCCAAGCGCGACCTCGACCGCCTGCTGCGCGCCTCCGCGTCCTGGGACGAGCCGGGCCGCTGA
- a CDS encoding COX15/CtaA family protein produces the protein MDTSALYDLTPIAWLMAAGVLIALGPLVWVWRRNAGAGPARRLHALTVLTLFLTFDLTLFGAFTRLTDSGLGCPDWPGCYGNASPVGARHEIAMAQSAQPTGPVTHGKAWVEMVHRYLATGVGVLILALAGATWIVRRRQRRAPPADGEHATLSAWWPVLTLAWVCLQGAFGALTVTWKLFPAIVTLHLLGAVVLLVLLCIQAVRYRQAAADRLPTVVPPALRNGLIATSALLLLQIALGGWVSTNYAVLACTQFPTCQGSWWPPMNFAQGFEIWRHLGVTGHGAPLDFSALTAIHYAHRLMAYAVFAALGVLAWQLHRIEPLRPQARWLTGLALLQLATGLGNVLLGWPLAAAVLHTGGAAALAVVLTWALCESRRRAAATVACDRDTALGAAHNNQREATA, from the coding sequence ATGGACACGAGCGCCCTGTACGACCTCACCCCCATCGCCTGGCTCATGGCGGCCGGCGTGCTGATCGCGCTCGGCCCGCTGGTGTGGGTGTGGCGCCGCAACGCGGGTGCCGGGCCGGCGCGCCGGCTGCACGCGCTCACCGTGCTGACGCTGTTCCTCACCTTCGACCTCACATTGTTCGGCGCCTTCACCCGGCTCACCGATTCGGGCCTGGGCTGCCCCGATTGGCCGGGCTGCTACGGCAACGCGAGCCCGGTGGGCGCGCGCCACGAGATCGCCATGGCGCAGTCGGCCCAGCCGACCGGTCCGGTCACGCACGGCAAGGCCTGGGTCGAGATGGTGCACCGCTACCTGGCCACCGGCGTGGGCGTGCTCATCCTCGCGCTGGCGGGCGCCACCTGGATCGTGCGGCGGCGCCAGCGCCGCGCGCCGCCGGCGGACGGCGAGCACGCCACGCTCAGCGCCTGGTGGCCCGTGCTGACGCTGGCCTGGGTCTGCCTGCAGGGCGCGTTCGGGGCCCTTACGGTGACCTGGAAGCTCTTTCCCGCCATTGTCACGCTGCACCTGCTGGGCGCCGTGGTACTGCTGGTGCTGCTGTGCATCCAGGCGGTGCGCTATCGGCAGGCCGCCGCGGACCGCCTGCCCACGGTCGTACCGCCCGCATTGCGCAACGGATTGATCGCCACTTCGGCACTGCTGCTGCTGCAGATCGCGCTCGGCGGCTGGGTCAGCACCAACTATGCGGTGCTGGCCTGCACCCAATTCCCGACCTGCCAGGGCAGCTGGTGGCCGCCGATGAATTTTGCGCAAGGCTTCGAGATCTGGCGCCACCTGGGCGTGACCGGCCATGGCGCGCCGCTCGATTTTTCCGCGCTCACCGCCATTCATTACGCGCATCGGCTGATGGCGTATGCCGTCTTCGCCGCGCTGGGCGTGCTCGCCTGGCAGCTGCACCGCATCGAGCCGCTGCGGCCGCAGGCGCGCTGGCTGACGGGGCTGGCCCTGCTGCAGCTGGCCACCGGCCTGGGCAACGTGCTGCTCGGCTGGCCGCTGGCTGCCGCGGTCCTGCACACGGGGGGCGCCGCGGCGCTGGCCGTGGTGCTGACATGGGCGCTGTGCGAGAGCCGCCGCAGGGCTGCCGCTACAGTCGCATGCGACAGAGACACGGCGCTTGGCGCCGCACACAACAACCAGAGGGAGGCCACCGCGTGA
- the cyoE gene encoding heme o synthase — MSTPISVQHTSTANVLRQFYALTKPRVVQLIVFCAFIGMVLAVPGLPSWAEVQRGVLACIGIWLVAGAAAAFNCLVEKGIDAKMKRTAWRPTARGQLSDLQALAFSALLCAAGSALLWFEVNPLTMWLTFATFVGYAVIYTVILKPLTPQNIVIGGASGAMPPVLGWAAMTGDVGPEAMILFLIIFLWTPPHFWALALYRVEDYRKAGLPMLPVTHGNEFTRLQVLLYTFILFAACLMPFIYGMSGWLYLAVAVGVSIGFTGYAFALWRNYSDMLARKTFRFSLIHLSVLFAALLVDHYLR; from the coding sequence GTGAGCACGCCGATTTCCGTGCAGCACACAAGCACCGCCAACGTGCTGCGCCAGTTCTATGCGCTGACCAAGCCGCGCGTGGTGCAGCTGATCGTTTTCTGCGCCTTCATCGGCATGGTGCTGGCCGTGCCCGGGCTGCCCTCGTGGGCCGAGGTGCAGCGCGGCGTGCTGGCCTGCATCGGCATCTGGCTGGTGGCGGGTGCGGCGGCGGCGTTCAACTGCCTGGTCGAGAAGGGCATCGACGCCAAGATGAAGCGCACCGCCTGGCGCCCCACGGCGCGCGGGCAGCTCAGCGACCTGCAGGCGCTGGCGTTCTCCGCGCTGCTGTGCGCGGCCGGCTCGGCGCTGCTGTGGTTCGAGGTGAATCCGCTCACCATGTGGCTGACCTTTGCCACCTTCGTCGGCTACGCGGTGATCTACACCGTGATCCTCAAGCCGCTGACGCCGCAGAACATCGTGATCGGCGGCGCCTCGGGCGCCATGCCGCCGGTACTGGGCTGGGCCGCGATGACCGGCGACGTGGGCCCCGAGGCAATGATCCTGTTCCTGATCATCTTCCTGTGGACGCCGCCGCACTTCTGGGCGCTGGCGCTCTACCGCGTCGAGGACTACCGCAAGGCTGGGCTGCCGATGCTGCCCGTCACGCACGGCAACGAGTTCACGCGGCTGCAGGTGCTGCTCTACACCTTCATCTTGTTCGCGGCCTGCCTGATGCCTTTCATCTACGGCATGAGCGGCTGGCTCTACCTGGCGGTGGCGGTGGGCGTGAGCATCGGCTTCACGGGCTATGCCTTCGCACTCTGGCGCAACTACTCCGACATGCTGGCGCGCAAGACCTTCCGGTTTTCGCTGATTCACCTGAGCGTGCTGTTCGCGGCATTGCTCGTCGACCACTACCTCCGCTGA
- a CDS encoding SCO family protein, which translates to MNKRNALKLIAGGAGWAGIAATLGLGLSACSEPKPSFNAVDITGADYARDFSLKDADGKVRTLADFKGRVVVLFFGYAQCPDVCPTTMTEMAQVKQQLGSDGDKLQVLFVTVDPARDTPEVLKAYMGAFDPTFVALIPTADQLATVAKDFKVYYKKVEGKTPTSYSMDHSAASFVYDTDGRLRLYARYGAGVAPMVSDVKALLKS; encoded by the coding sequence ATGAACAAGCGAAACGCCCTGAAACTGATTGCCGGCGGTGCGGGATGGGCCGGCATCGCCGCCACCCTGGGCCTGGGGCTTTCGGCCTGCAGCGAGCCCAAGCCGAGCTTCAATGCGGTCGACATCACGGGCGCTGACTATGCCCGCGACTTCTCGCTGAAGGATGCCGACGGCAAGGTCCGCACCTTGGCCGACTTCAAGGGCAGGGTGGTCGTGCTGTTCTTCGGCTACGCGCAGTGCCCCGACGTCTGCCCCACCACCATGACCGAGATGGCGCAGGTCAAGCAGCAGCTGGGCAGCGACGGCGACAAGCTGCAGGTGCTGTTCGTCACGGTCGACCCGGCGCGCGACACGCCCGAAGTGCTCAAGGCCTACATGGGTGCGTTCGATCCGACTTTCGTCGCGCTGATTCCCACGGCCGACCAGCTCGCCACGGTCGCCAAGGACTTCAAGGTCTACTACAAGAAGGTCGAGGGCAAGACCCCCACGAGCTATTCGATGGACCATTCGGCCGCGAGCTTTGTCTACGACACCGACGGCCGGCTGCGGCTCTACGCGCGCTATGGCGCCGGCGTGGCGCCGATGGTGTCGGACGTGAAGGCGCTGCTCAAATCCTGA
- a CDS encoding DNA alkylation repair protein: MDAAVALASIDHLKARRGAFRIALIPPEVLHALNDGLLETVNLNEFLALELPRLARAVADHIGLDPASERLADTIAMLGAFKPMQRHGHIARALYDLAALHAERDAVAHRLATHASDVARCWAAQWVTLSGLPLAAQLEAARRFAADPHFGVREIAWMAVRDAVIASLDESLALLQPWTADADPNIRRFASELTRPRGVWCTQIDALKAEPWRALPLIEPLRADTSRYVQNSVANWLNDASKTQPEWVDRLCARWVAESDTPATRYIARRALRTLAKQA, translated from the coding sequence ATGGACGCCGCCGTTGCCCTGGCCTCCATCGACCACCTGAAGGCGCGCAGGGGCGCCTTCCGCATCGCGCTCATTCCGCCCGAGGTGCTGCACGCGCTCAACGACGGGTTGCTCGAAACCGTCAACCTCAATGAATTCCTCGCACTCGAGCTGCCGCGGCTCGCGCGCGCCGTGGCGGACCACATCGGCCTCGATCCGGCGAGCGAGCGGCTGGCCGACACCATCGCCATGCTCGGCGCGTTCAAGCCGATGCAGCGGCACGGCCACATTGCGCGGGCGCTCTACGACCTGGCGGCGCTGCATGCCGAGCGCGATGCCGTCGCCCACCGGCTGGCCACGCACGCCAGCGACGTGGCGCGCTGCTGGGCCGCGCAATGGGTCACGCTCTCGGGCCTGCCGCTGGCGGCGCAGCTGGAGGCGGCGCGGCGCTTTGCCGCCGATCCGCACTTCGGCGTACGGGAAATCGCCTGGATGGCGGTGCGCGACGCGGTCATCGCCTCGCTCGACGAGTCGCTCGCGCTGCTGCAGCCATGGACGGCCGACGCCGATCCGAACATCCGCCGTTTTGCCAGCGAACTCACACGTCCGCGCGGCGTCTGGTGCACGCAGATCGATGCACTCAAGGCAGAACCCTGGCGCGCCTTGCCGCTCATCGAGCCGCTGCGGGCCGACACCAGCCGCTATGTGCAGAACTCGGTGGCCAACTGGCTCAACGACGCGAGCAAGACGCAGCCCGAATGGGTCGACCGGCTCTGCGCGCGCTGGGTGGCCGAATCGGACACGCCGGCCACCCGCTATATCGCCAGGCGGGCGCTGCGGACGCTGGCCAAACAGGCATGA
- the rpoH gene encoding RNA polymerase sigma factor RpoH has translation MTTLSGASANQLAVANPWSMVPPLGNLDAYISAANRLPMLTLEEEQGFARRLRDHNDLEAAGALILSHLRLVVSISRQYLGYGLPHGDLIQEGNVGLMKAVKRFDPDQGVRLVSYAMHWIKAEIHEYILKNWRMVKVATTKAQRKLFFNLRSMKQSFKADSAAADNGTHRETLSPDEVSQMAARLNVKPEEVLEMETRLSGGDVLLDPGPSDDGDEAFGPIAYLADATQEPTALLESQQRDRLSSDGIATALEALDDRSRRIVEERWLKVNDDGSGGMTLHDLAAVYGVSAERIRQIEVAAMKKMKKALADYA, from the coding sequence ATGACCACGCTGTCTGGAGCCTCTGCCAACCAGCTCGCTGTCGCCAATCCATGGTCGATGGTGCCGCCGCTGGGTAACCTGGATGCTTATATTTCGGCCGCCAATCGCCTGCCGATGCTCACGCTCGAAGAAGAGCAGGGCTTCGCACGCCGTTTGCGCGACCACAACGACCTCGAAGCGGCCGGTGCGCTGATCCTCTCGCACCTGCGCCTCGTGGTGTCCATTTCGCGCCAATACCTGGGCTACGGGCTGCCGCACGGCGACCTGATCCAGGAAGGCAACGTCGGCCTCATGAAGGCCGTGAAGCGCTTCGACCCCGACCAGGGCGTGCGGCTCGTGAGCTACGCCATGCACTGGATCAAGGCCGAGATCCACGAGTACATCCTGAAGAACTGGCGCATGGTCAAGGTCGCGACGACCAAGGCCCAGCGCAAGCTGTTCTTCAACCTGCGCTCGATGAAGCAGAGCTTCAAGGCCGACTCGGCCGCAGCCGACAACGGCACGCACCGCGAGACGCTGAGCCCCGACGAGGTGTCGCAGATGGCGGCCCGGCTCAACGTCAAGCCCGAGGAAGTGCTCGAGATGGAAACCCGCCTGTCGGGCGGCGACGTGCTGCTCGACCCGGGTCCGTCGGACGACGGCGATGAAGCCTTCGGCCCGATCGCCTACCTGGCCGATGCCACGCAGGAGCCGACCGCGCTGCTCGAGTCGCAGCAGCGCGACCGGCTCTCGAGCGACGGCATCGCCACCGCCCTCGAAGCGCTGGACGACCGCAGCCGCCGCATCGTGGAAGAGCGCTGGCTCAAGGTCAACGACGACGGTTCGGGCGGCATGACGCTGCATGATCTGGCGGCGGTGTACGGCGTGAGCGCCGAGCGCATTCGCCAGATCGAAGTCGCGGCCATGAAGAAGATGAAGAAGGCGCTGGCCGATTACGCCTGA
- a CDS encoding Mpo1 family 2-hydroxy fatty acid dioxygenase, producing the protein MMHTADAPLAAGGRKVDRLLAHYGESHRHPTNELIHFAAIPAIMLSIVGLLFVLHPWVAYIFVAASLVYYATLRSPAFLVAMLAGTALVLALVHAMGSLVLPVSAAIFVVAWIFQFIGHKIEGRKPSFFEDIQYLWVGPLFVLSKLFLRLGIRW; encoded by the coding sequence ATGATGCACACCGCCGATGCTCCGCTGGCTGCGGGCGGACGCAAGGTCGACAGGCTGCTGGCCCACTACGGCGAAAGCCACCGCCATCCCACCAACGAGCTGATCCACTTCGCCGCGATTCCGGCCATCATGCTGAGCATCGTCGGCCTGCTGTTTGTGCTGCATCCGTGGGTGGCTTACATCTTCGTGGCGGCGAGCCTGGTCTACTACGCCACGCTCCGCTCCCCTGCCTTCCTCGTCGCCATGCTGGCCGGCACGGCCCTGGTGCTGGCGCTGGTTCACGCCATGGGCAGCCTTGTACTGCCGGTTTCCGCCGCCATCTTCGTGGTGGCATGGATCTTCCAGTTCATCGGCCACAAGATCGAAGGCAGGAAACCTTCTTTCTTCGAAGACATCCAATACCTCTGGGTGGGGCCCCTGTTCGTACTCTCCAAGCTGTTTTTGCGCCTCGGTATCCGCTGGTAA